Proteins from a single region of Streptomyces spectabilis:
- a CDS encoding MerR family transcriptional regulator has product MAQRAEGKSIGQVARETGLSVHALRFFEREELFLRPVPRTGGGRRVYEPADVEWLLLCNRLRESGMPIATLKRFAGLVRSGPGNEPERLALLQEHERAVRAKLAELGASLEIIHGKVVAYERHVREGTATGVWAPGP; this is encoded by the coding sequence GTGGCACAGCGGGCCGAGGGCAAGTCCATCGGGCAGGTCGCGCGGGAGACCGGGCTCAGCGTGCACGCGCTGCGGTTCTTCGAGCGCGAGGAGCTGTTCCTGCGGCCGGTACCGCGCACCGGCGGCGGGCGGCGCGTGTACGAGCCCGCCGACGTGGAGTGGCTCCTGCTCTGCAACCGGCTGCGCGAGTCCGGCATGCCGATCGCGACGCTCAAGCGCTTCGCCGGCCTCGTCCGCTCGGGCCCGGGCAACGAACCGGAGCGGCTCGCGCTGCTCCAGGAGCACGAACGCGCCGTCCGCGCGAAGCTGGCCGAGCTCGGCGCGAGCCTGGAGATCATCCACGGCAAGGTCGTGGCGTACGAACGCCATGTGCGCGAGGGCACGGCGACGGGCGTCTGGGCCCCGGGGCCGTGA
- a CDS encoding oxidoreductase, which translates to MTTKTAEQRGTGSGHGAWSTADDVLEGVSLKGRTALVTGGHSGLGLETTRALVRAGARVLVPARRPEAAATALGGLPGTEVAALDLADLDSVRAFADRVLDTGRALDLLIAGAGVMACPETRVGPGWEAHFAVNHLGHYALVNRLAPALSPGRARVVAVASSGHFLSDIRWADPHFHRGYDRWLAYAQSKTANALFALHLDRLAGSGGPRAFAVHPGSVLTPLQRHVPREEQLALGWVGADGTPAEGFKSPAQGAATAVWAATSPLLADRGGAYCQDCDVAGPATTDDMLVGGVKPWVRDPGSAARLWELSAELTGVDHFA; encoded by the coding sequence ATGACGACCAAGACAGCTGAGCAGCGCGGAACCGGTTCCGGACACGGCGCGTGGAGCACCGCCGACGACGTGCTGGAGGGCGTGTCCCTCAAGGGCAGGACCGCGCTCGTCACCGGCGGCCACTCGGGACTCGGCCTGGAGACGACCCGGGCGCTCGTCCGCGCCGGTGCCCGCGTGCTCGTCCCGGCGCGCAGGCCCGAGGCGGCCGCGACGGCCCTCGGCGGCCTTCCCGGCACGGAGGTGGCCGCCCTGGACCTCGCCGACCTCGACAGCGTGCGCGCCTTCGCCGACCGCGTCCTGGACACGGGCCGCGCCCTCGACCTGCTGATCGCGGGCGCGGGCGTCATGGCCTGCCCCGAGACCCGGGTCGGGCCCGGCTGGGAGGCGCACTTCGCCGTCAACCACCTGGGTCACTACGCCCTGGTCAACCGCCTCGCCCCGGCGCTGAGCCCGGGGCGGGCCCGGGTGGTGGCGGTGGCCTCTTCGGGGCACTTCCTCTCGGACATCCGCTGGGCCGACCCGCACTTCCACCGAGGCTACGACCGCTGGCTCGCGTACGCGCAGTCGAAGACCGCCAACGCGCTGTTCGCCCTGCACCTGGACCGGCTCGCCGGGAGCGGGGGGCCGCGCGCCTTCGCCGTGCACCCGGGCAGCGTCCTCACCCCGCTGCAGCGGCACGTGCCGCGCGAGGAGCAGCTCGCCCTGGGCTGGGTCGGGGCGGACGGCACCCCGGCCGAGGGCTTCAAGTCCCCGGCGCAGGGCGCGGCGACGGCCGTGTGGGCCGCCACCTCGCCCCTGCTCGCGGACCGCGGCGGCGCCTACTGCCAGGACTGCGACGTCGCCGGGCCCGCCACCACCGACGACATGCTCGTCGGCGGCGTCAAGCCGTGGGTCAGGGACCCCGGGTCGGCGGCCCGGCTGTGGGAGCTCTCCGCCGAGCTCACCGGCGTGGACCACTTCGCATAG
- a CDS encoding alpha/beta hydrolase, which produces MRAVTFTAAGLGLAALLAGGVPATAQPPDPAGGALAAYRNQHLTWGACSPGQKELRAAGARCADVTVPLDYAEPEGRTLTIAVSRIEAEAPAGERRGVLLSNPGGPGGLGLASTLALRPALKDVARAYDLIGFDPRFLGESTPLTCDPAREPAEPGPTTTPRRDFEESLAAAREDARRCHARGDNARLLPHASSRNVARDMDVIRAALGERRLSYYGVSYGADLGAAYTQMFPDRVDRFVVDSVTDPAATQYEQFQRSGGPAEAALDEWAAWTARRDSPYHLGRTAAAVRRQVESLLARAERRPLRVDGLRLNAPLLRMILKQPLVQAENDPTAAAVVRDLVAAAHGGTAEPGPELARMIELLKSPELADGMLGGMIFMCGDGGWPAGGWPGAPETYWRNSLRSRATEPVFGPFVNGVTAPCPYFPAPREPAVTIGNDVPVLLLQAKRDHTRYRDALAMHRALRGSRMVTVDLRGHGVYGREAEGLDPVPCADRAVNAYLGGGDLPREDVTCPTA; this is translated from the coding sequence ATGCGTGCCGTCACCTTCACCGCGGCGGGCCTCGGGCTCGCCGCCCTGCTCGCGGGCGGCGTGCCCGCCACGGCCCAGCCGCCGGACCCGGCGGGCGGGGCCCTGGCCGCGTACCGGAACCAGCACCTGACCTGGGGCGCCTGCTCGCCCGGTCAGAAGGAGCTGCGGGCGGCGGGCGCCCGGTGCGCCGACGTCACCGTGCCGCTCGACTACGCCGAACCCGAAGGCCGCACCCTCACGATCGCGGTCTCCCGGATCGAGGCCGAGGCCCCGGCGGGGGAGCGGCGCGGCGTCCTGCTCTCCAACCCCGGCGGGCCCGGCGGCCTCGGCCTCGCCTCCACGCTCGCCCTGCGCCCGGCCCTGAAGGACGTGGCGCGCGCCTACGACCTGATCGGCTTCGACCCGCGCTTCCTCGGCGAGAGCACCCCGCTGACCTGCGATCCGGCCCGCGAGCCCGCCGAGCCGGGGCCGACCACCACACCGCGCAGGGACTTCGAGGAGAGCCTGGCGGCCGCCCGCGAGGACGCCCGCCGCTGCCACGCCCGCGGCGACAATGCCCGGCTCCTTCCGCACGCCTCGTCGCGCAACGTCGCCCGCGACATGGACGTGATCCGCGCGGCCCTCGGCGAACGCCGCCTCTCGTACTACGGCGTGTCGTACGGCGCCGACCTGGGCGCCGCCTACACGCAGATGTTCCCGGACCGCGTGGACCGCTTCGTCGTCGACTCCGTCACCGACCCGGCCGCCACGCAGTACGAGCAGTTCCAGCGCTCCGGCGGGCCCGCCGAGGCCGCCCTGGACGAGTGGGCGGCGTGGACGGCCCGCCGCGACTCCCCCTACCACCTGGGCCGTACGGCCGCCGCGGTCCGGCGGCAGGTGGAGTCGCTGCTCGCCCGCGCCGAGCGGCGGCCCTTGCGCGTCGACGGGCTGCGCCTGAACGCGCCGCTGCTGCGGATGATCCTCAAGCAGCCCCTCGTCCAGGCCGAGAACGACCCGACGGCGGCCGCCGTCGTCCGCGACCTGGTCGCGGCCGCCCACGGCGGGACCGCCGAGCCGGGGCCCGAACTCGCCCGCATGATCGAGCTGTTGAAGTCGCCCGAGCTCGCGGACGGCATGCTCGGCGGCATGATCTTCATGTGCGGCGACGGCGGCTGGCCTGCCGGGGGCTGGCCCGGCGCCCCGGAGACGTACTGGCGGAACAGCTTGCGCAGCCGCGCCACCGAGCCCGTCTTCGGACCGTTCGTGAACGGCGTGACGGCGCCCTGCCCCTACTTCCCGGCGCCGCGCGAGCCCGCCGTCACCATCGGCAACGACGTGCCCGTGCTGCTCCTCCAGGCGAAGCGCGACCACACCCGGTACCGCGACGCGCTCGCCATGCACCGGGCGCTGCGCGGCTCCCGCATGGTCACGGTGGACCTCCGCGGGCACGGCGTCTACGGCCGCGAGGCCGAAGGACTCGACCCGGTGCCGTGCGCCGACCGGGCCGTGAACGCCTACCTCGGCGGGGGCGACCTGCCCCGCGAGGACGTCACCTGCCCGACGGCGTGA